The following nucleotide sequence is from Streptomyces bathyalis.
TCACGATCTGCGGGAAGACCGCGTAACGGATGTAACCCGTGCTCGGGTTGTCGACGTTGCCCTTGTGCTCCTTCAGCGCCTTCTCACGGCCTGCCGCCTCCATGCCGGTGGCGTTGATGTCCAGGTCGTAGTCACCGTTGATGAGGCGCTTGTCCATCTCGTCGGCGTTGGTCAACAGGGTGACGGTGACCTTGTCCGGGAGGGCCTTGCGGATGGAGTCCGAGGACTTCTTCCACTCGGGGTTGCGGACGAGCGTGAGCTTCTTGTTCGGCGTGTACGACTCGAACTTGTACGGGCCGCTGGAGAAGGGCTTCAGGCCGTACTTGGACTTGGTGTCCTTGTCCTGGCGAACCGGGGAGGCCGAAGGCATGCCCAGCATCTGCTCGAAGTCACCGTTGCGCTTGGGCAGATGGAAGATGATCTTGTTGTCGCTGGGCGTCTCGATGGCGTCCAGGCCGAGCTTGTCCTTGGCCTTGTCCTTGTAGGGGCCCTTGTACTTGCCGTCCGGGTCGAGCGTGTCCTTCAGGTAGATGGGACCGCCGGAGAGGACGTCCTGCGCCCACTGCCGCTCGATGCCGTACTTGATGTCCTTGGAGGTGATGGGCTTGCCATCCTCCCAGGTGATGCCGTCGCGCAGCTCGTACGTGTAGGTCTTGCCGCCGTCCGTGATCTTCGCCTTGGACTTCGCCAGGTCCGGGACGAGCTCCGAACTCTCCTTGCCGGCTACGGGCTTGCTGCTGACCAGGGTGCGGCTGTAGTAGCGCATGAAGTCCCAGGCAAACCCGTAGTAACCACGGGTCGTGTCCCAGGAGTCGGCGTCCTGGGTGCCGATGAACTTCAGCGTCCCGCCCTTCTTGTTGGACGGGTTGGCCGTCTTCGCCTTGGCCGCGTTGAATCCGGGCGCCTTGCCGTCGCCCTCGCTGTCACTGCCGCCGCCACCGCAAGCTGCGGTGGTCAGGAGGGCCGCGACCGCGACGGCCGACGCGGCGATCCTGCGCCTCGATGAGCGTTGGGTTGTCACGATCTGCATCCTCCGGTGTAGGTCACGGCCCGCACGGCTGCGCCGGGCCGGGGACAGAACCAGGACACGCCTGGTGGTGTGGGGGTCATCGGGAACCCTTGGGGTCCAGCGCGTCGCGCACGCCGTCGCCGAAGAGGTTGAAGGAGAGAACGGTGATGAAGATGGCCACACCCGGCACCACCATGAACATCGGATCCGTCTCGTAATAGCGCACAGCCTGGGAGAGCATCTGCCCCCAGGAGGCGGTCGGCGGCTTGACGCCCACGCCGAGGAAGCTGAGGGCGGCCTCGGTGAGGATGTTGGTGGGAATCATGAGCGTGGTGTACACGGTGATCGGCGCGATCAGGTTCGGCAGCAGTTCCTTGAAGAGGATGTAGCGCCGCCCCGCTCCGAGGCTGCGCGCCGCCTCCACGTACTCCCGCTCGCGGAGCGAGAGCGTCTGGCCGCGCACGATGCGGCCGATGTAGGGCCACCCGAAGAAGCCGATCACCAGGATCATGACGGTGAGCCGTACGCCCGTGCCCGTCAGCCCGAACATCTCGTTCGGCACCACGGAGATCAGCGAGATGATGAACAGCAGTTGGGGGAAGGCCAGCAGCATGTCCATCACGCGGCTGATGACCGCGTCGAGCCAGCCGCCGAAGTAACCGGCGAGAGCGCCGAGCACGGTTCCGACGACGACGGCGACCACGGCCGAGAGGAAGCCGACGAGCAGCGAGACGCGCGCGCCGTAGACGATGCGGCTGAAGATGTCGCGGCCGTTGCCCGGTTCGACGCCCAGGAGATGCTCACCGCTGATACCGCCGAGCGCACCCTTGGGAGTCTGGAAGAGCGGGTCGATCAGCTCTTCGTGGTGCTCGTCCGGCGGATGTCCCAGCAGGCTCACGATGAACGGCGCGAAGAACGCGACCAGGATGAGCACCAGGACGACGCCGCCGCCGATGAGTGCCACCTTGTCCCGCTTGAGGCGGTTCCACGCGATCCGTCCGAGGGAGCGCCCTTCGATGGACTTGCCTTCCACGCCACCGAGTGCCGGGTCGACGGGCGCGGTCTCCGCGGACGTGTCGTGCAGTGGTGCCGTCATCGTGGGGAAACCCTCTCTCGGCCGGGGGTGACCAGCCACGCCCGCCGCTGTAGCGGCCAGTTCGCAATTCGCACGTTCACAAGGCCGATGCCTCAACGCTCGGGAGTCTCATCGGCCATGCGATCACCCGCCAGTCCCCCCGGGGAAAGGATGCTCAACTGTGATGTGACGCGTCAGATTCCGTTATACGAACGGCAACTGGCGACTATCGGAATCCCGTCAATGCGCGTGGACAACCGCCCACCTGCGCTTCCTTCCACCAGGCATCCCTGGAGGAAGTCCGGTTGCGTACCGACCGGGCGGACGGGCGTCAGGAGCGGGGGAATCCGTAGCCGTGCCCAGGAGCGGCGTCGGCCGTCGGCACGTCACGATCGAAGAATGGCCGCGAATTGCGCCGCAGCCACATCGCCACCGGGTCGTAGTCGTCCGACATCGCGACACTGGAGACCGGCAGCCCCTCAGGGACGGCCGCCACCGACTGACGCATCATCTGCTGCGCCGACTCCACGGCCTGCCGGCCCGTGTCGTACAGGTCGAGGCCGATCGCGAGATAGCCGGCGCCGAGTGCCGGCTGCACCCAGGCGCGGCGCAGGGAACGCACGACGGGCGTGCGATGTGCGTTCTGGCTCAGCAGCGCGTAGAACTGCGCGACGTCCAGGCTCGGTTCGCTGATGCGCAGCGGCCCCGCGGGCAACTGGTCCAAGCCCAGGGCGATGCGCCGCAGGTCGAGCCACGGGATGCCGACCCCGCCGCCCGGGGCGTGCGGGTTGAGCCAGATCCCCCAGCGCTCCGGGAAGAGCGCGGCGGCGATCTCACGGCCGCTGACGATCTCGTGCGAGCGGTCCCAGCCGGAGACGGCCAGCTCCTGGGCGGAACTCACGCAGGGGGCGTAGCCATACCCGCCGACCTCCATGTTTCCGTACTGGGCGTCCGGCGCGCCCGGACGTCCGTTCCAGAGCAGCATCCACACTTCGCCGTCGGTGAGCGCATCGAGCAGCGCCTCATAGGTGTCGTACCTCCCCGGCGACACCTGCCCCAGCAGCTGCTCGACGCCTGCACCCGCGCTCACCTGGCCGTCCTTCCACCGGAACCGCTCCGACGCTTCGCCGGCCTCCCCCAGAGCCTCCTGCCCGGGAGGCACTCCCGGGCGGCGCGGCCGGTGAGGAAGCCGTCCTTCTCAATGATCTGTACCGGGCCCGCGAACGCGGCCCTCCCCGTTGTCCCCGTCATCAAACCAGCTTACGAGCAGGGACCGACACGGGGCGTCGTGCTGAAGCGCTACGTCCTGGGGCGGAGCGGGCCCGTAGGGACCCGGACCTCAGTCCCGGGTGTAGAAGGGCCGCACGCAGTGCCGCATCCAGTCGACGACCGGGTCCTGGGCGGCGTCCATCAGCACGAGCTGAACCGGCCATCTGACCTGCGCGCGGCCCAGCGCACGCGCGAGCGCGTCGTGCGCGGCCTGCCGGATGTCCGGGTCCAGGTGGTCCAGCTCGACGCCGACGAACAGCGACGGCGGATCCCCCTCGGAGCTCGCGAGTGCGCGGCGGGCCGCGCGCATCCACGGCAGGACGGCGAACTCCCCGGCCGCGGCGGCGAGGAAGTCCACGGGCTCCTCCTGCCAGTCCGGCTCGTAGAGCCGCACCCGCGCGCCGCGCGCCACGCCCCACGCGGCCTGCTCACCCGGGGTGTTGGCGCACAGCTCGGCGACGGCCTCGGGCGGCAGCGGCATGCCGACGGTGCCCTCCGGGTTCACGGCGATGCCCACCTGGGGGGGCAGCCCGCGGGCGAATTCGCGTGCGGGCGCGACGGTGAAGGACATATGGCTCCCGACGACCTGCAGGAACTGCTGCTCGGAACTGAAGACGGGAACGTAGACGCCGCCGTTGAGCTCCACGGTCGGCAGATCCAGGTCGGGACTGTCGGGGCCGCCGCCCTCGGGCAGCGGCACCCAGACGCTGCTGCGTCCGAGCACCTCAAGCAGCCGGGCACCGGCGCCTGGCACTTCGAGGGAGGCGGCGAGTGCCTCCTCCAGCTCGTTGCCGGGCCAGCCTCCGCCATGGCCCGGTCCGTACTGCTGAGGAATGGTCATGACCGCCACCCTAGTGCGGTGGTCACAGCGGGTTGCGAGCGGTCCGGCCGTGCGCGCCGGGCGTGCGCCTTCCGCGCGTTGCTACTCGAAGGAGATGCCGGCGAGTGCTCCCGCGGCGCCCCGGTCCAGAAGGACCACCGACTGGCATCCGCGCGGCAGCCGCCCGGACTCCGCGTTCACGATCAGCCGCCGCACGGCCCTGCGGTGGCGCATGAACGCGTAGCCGGAGACGGTGCGTCCGCGCTCGGCCTGACTGCGCAGCGCCGTCGCCACCGGCACGTCCAGCAGGACGAGGTGGAGGGCGCGGCCGCGCCGGAGGGCGTCCCGGCCGAGCCAGTTGCGCACCCACGCCTGGCTGCCGCAGTCGTGCACGACCACGCTCGCGCCGGAGGAGAGCGCCCGCCGCAGCCCCGCGTAGTGCGCGATGCGGGCGAGGGGACGGTACGCGGCGTACGGCAGCCAGCGCGGCAGCGCGGACCCCCAACGCTCGCGCACGTCCTGGGAGTCGATGCGGCGGACGGTGTCCTGGAGGGCGAGGACGCGTCGGATCAGCGTCGACTTGCCGCTGCCCGGAAGCCCGGAGACGACGACGCGGTCACCGGTCGGATACCGCAACGTCCGCCGGGCGGCCGTACCGCGGAGGTCCACGGAGGCGGCGGGCGGGGGTGAGTCCGCCGGAACGGCCGTGGCACCGGCCTCGACGGGCGCCTGGGTGCCCGCAACAGCCGTCTCGACGGGCGCCGGTGGCGGCGCCGCCGCCCGTACAGGAGAGTCGGCGGCGTCTTTGGCCTGGCCGGAGGGCGAGTACCCCCAGCCGGTCACGGTCGCGTACGCACTGCGCAGGCTGCCCACCTGATCGCCCCTCCCCGGATATGGCCGCCGTCCGGCGGCTCGCCTCCGAGAGTGTCAAGAAATGGTAATGCGCAGCAAGGCGGCATCGCAGCCGGCCGAAGCCATGCACCGTCGACGCCTCTTCGCCGCCGTGCCATGATGAGCGGGCCAGTCAACTGGATACCGGCCGTTTGAATCCACGCGGGAGAGTTCCCGGCCGCGCTCGGAGCGCGGTCCCGCCGGGGCGCCGAAGGAGCAAGTCCTCCCTTGAATCTCTCAGGCACCGATACCGCGCAGGACGAGGCAGATCTGAAAAGCGGGCCGCCCACAGGCGGCTCCACCCAAGGTGCAAGCCACCGCCCGTGCACGAGGGCTCGTGGCGAACCTCTCAGGTTCCGATGACAGATGGGGAGGACATCCGCGTCACCGAGTCACGGGAGCCTGACATGAGCGAGACCGACAGCGGGGCCACCGGCGGCGGCCCGCGCACAACCGCCCTCGACGCGGTACACCGCGCGCTCGGCGCGACGATGACCGACTTCGCCGGCTGGGACATGCCCCTGCGCTACGGCAGCGAGCGGGACGAGCACGTCGCCGTGCGCACGCGCGCGGGTCTCTTCGACCTCTCGCACATGGGCGAGATCACCGTCACCGGGCAACAGGCCGGCGAACTGCTGGACTACGCGCTGGTCGGCCACCTCTCCCGGCTGTCGGTCGGACGCGCCCGCTACACCATGCTGTGCGACGCCTCGGGCGGCATCCTCGACGACCTGATCGTCTACCGCACCGGCGAGGACACGTACATGGTCGTCGCCAACGCCTCCAACGCGCAGACCGTGCTGGACGCACTGCGTGAGCGCAGCGCCGGCTTCGGCGCCGAGGTGCGCGACGACCGGGACGCCTACGCGCTGATCGCCGTGCAGGGCCCGGAGGCCGCCGGCATCCTCAAGGGCGTCACGGACGCCGACCTGGAGGGGCTGAAGTACTACGCGGGGCTGCCGGGCACCGTCGCCGGCCGGGACGCACTCATCGCCCGTACGGGATACACCGGCGAGGACGGCTTCGAGCTGTTCGTCTCCCCCTCCGACGCCGTGGCCGTGTGGGAGGCGCTCACCGAGGCGGGTGCCCCCGCGGGCCTCGTGCCGTGCGGCCTGAGCTGCCGTGACACGCTCCGCCTCGAGGCGGGGATGCCGCTGTACGGGCACGAACTGACCACGCGGACCACGCCGTTCGACGCGGGCATGGGCCGGATCGTGAAGTTCGAGAAGACCACCAACGACGGTGCCTTCGTCGGGCGCGAGCCGCTGGAGGCCGCCGCCGGTCAGGCCGAGACGTCGCCGCCGCGCAAGCTCGTCGGGCTGATCGCCGAGGGCAGGAGGGTCCCGCGTGCCGGGTACGAGGTGGTCTCCGCCGCGGACGGTTCGGTGATCGGCGAGGTGACCTCGGGAGCCCCGTCGCCCACCCTCGGCAAGCCCATCGCCATCGCGTACGTCGACCCGGCGTTCGCGGAGC
It contains:
- a CDS encoding ABC transporter substrate-binding protein, which gives rise to MTTQRSSRRRIAASAVAVAALLTTAACGGGGSDSEGDGKAPGFNAAKAKTANPSNKKGGTLKFIGTQDADSWDTTRGYYGFAWDFMRYYSRTLVSSKPVAGKESSELVPDLAKSKAKITDGGKTYTYELRDGITWEDGKPITSKDIKYGIERQWAQDVLSGGPIYLKDTLDPDGKYKGPYKDKAKDKLGLDAIETPSDNKIIFHLPKRNGDFEQMLGMPSASPVRQDKDTKSKYGLKPFSSGPYKFESYTPNKKLTLVRNPEWKKSSDSIRKALPDKVTVTLLTNADEMDKRLINGDYDLDINATGMEAAGREKALKEHKGNVDNPSTGYIRYAVFPQIVKPFDNIHCRKAMIYGSDHKSIQNARGGPLAGGDIGTNMLPALVPGSDLKFDPYGIAKNQGAADVQKAKAELKKCGKPNGFKTTIAVRNNKQVEVASAEAMQASLKKIGITAEVDEYDGAQTTGIIGNPDVVKKKNYGIIIMGWGPDFPSGQGYGMPLWHSKYILDNGNNNYAMIDDKKIDGMFADAIAELDKNKAAEKYAAINAEVMKGAYYLPFTFEKNIIWRSSRLTNVGTTDAYSGRYDYAVLGVK
- a CDS encoding ABC transporter permease, whose protein sequence is MTAPLHDTSAETAPVDPALGGVEGKSIEGRSLGRIAWNRLKRDKVALIGGGVVLVLILVAFFAPFIVSLLGHPPDEHHEELIDPLFQTPKGALGGISGEHLLGVEPGNGRDIFSRIVYGARVSLLVGFLSAVVAVVVGTVLGALAGYFGGWLDAVISRVMDMLLAFPQLLFIISLISVVPNEMFGLTGTGVRLTVMILVIGFFGWPYIGRIVRGQTLSLREREYVEAARSLGAGRRYILFKELLPNLIAPITVYTTLMIPTNILTEAALSFLGVGVKPPTASWGQMLSQAVRYYETDPMFMVVPGVAIFITVLSFNLFGDGVRDALDPKGSR
- a CDS encoding enhanced serine sensitivity protein SseB C-terminal domain-containing protein, producing MSAGAGVEQLLGQVSPGRYDTYEALLDALTDGEVWMLLWNGRPGAPDAQYGNMEVGGYGYAPCVSSAQELAVSGWDRSHEIVSGREIAAALFPERWGIWLNPHAPGGGVGIPWLDLRRIALGLDQLPAGPLRISEPSLDVAQFYALLSQNAHRTPVVRSLRRAWVQPALGAGYLAIGLDLYDTGRQAVESAQQMMRQSVAAVPEGLPVSSVAMSDDYDPVAMWLRRNSRPFFDRDVPTADAAPGHGYGFPRS
- a CDS encoding enhanced serine sensitivity protein SseB, whose amino-acid sequence is MTIPQQYGPGHGGGWPGNELEEALAASLEVPGAGARLLEVLGRSSVWVPLPEGGGPDSPDLDLPTVELNGGVYVPVFSSEQQFLQVVGSHMSFTVAPAREFARGLPPQVGIAVNPEGTVGMPLPPEAVAELCANTPGEQAAWGVARGARVRLYEPDWQEEPVDFLAAAAGEFAVLPWMRAARRALASSEGDPPSLFVGVELDHLDPDIRQAAHDALARALGRAQVRWPVQLVLMDAAQDPVVDWMRHCVRPFYTRD
- a CDS encoding AAA family ATPase, which encodes MGSLRSAYATVTGWGYSPSGQAKDAADSPVRAAAPPPAPVETAVAGTQAPVEAGATAVPADSPPPAASVDLRGTAARRTLRYPTGDRVVVSGLPGSGKSTLIRRVLALQDTVRRIDSQDVRERWGSALPRWLPYAAYRPLARIAHYAGLRRALSSGASVVVHDCGSQAWVRNWLGRDALRRGRALHLVLLDVPVATALRSQAERGRTVSGYAFMRHRRAVRRLIVNAESGRLPRGCQSVVLLDRGAAGALAGISFE
- the gcvT gene encoding glycine cleavage system aminomethyltransferase GcvT — encoded protein: MSETDSGATGGGPRTTALDAVHRALGATMTDFAGWDMPLRYGSERDEHVAVRTRAGLFDLSHMGEITVTGQQAGELLDYALVGHLSRLSVGRARYTMLCDASGGILDDLIVYRTGEDTYMVVANASNAQTVLDALRERSAGFGAEVRDDRDAYALIAVQGPEAAGILKGVTDADLEGLKYYAGLPGTVAGRDALIARTGYTGEDGFELFVSPSDAVAVWEALTEAGAPAGLVPCGLSCRDTLRLEAGMPLYGHELTTRTTPFDAGMGRIVKFEKTTNDGAFVGREPLEAAAGQAETSPPRKLVGLIAEGRRVPRAGYEVVSAADGSVIGEVTSGAPSPTLGKPIAIAYVDPAFAEPGTEGVAVDIRGSHEPYEVVALPFYKRQR